ACCGTTAGAAACAAAACCAGTAGGATGTCGGGTATCGACCGGCTGGCACTCATCAACACCAATGGATTGGCAGCTGTTATAAACGCAGCCGTGAGTGCAAGTTTTTTATTTCGAGAAACCGACAGCGCCATAAAATAAGTAATCATGACCAACGCGGCACCCGCTAACCAAAAAAACAGCCGTGAAGAAATGCGACTCACACCAAATAGTTTATAACTCGCCATTAGCACCCAATAAGTAACAATTGGCTTTTTAAACCGGGGCGCACCATCCGCCTGGTACGGAGTCAAACAATCGTCCTTCTCCATCATTTGCAAAACCGAATCGGTATAATATTTCTCGTCCGGAAAGAAAAACAAGTATTCCAAGGCACTCGGACTGGAATACACCAGGAACAACAAAGTAACCAACAGATAAAGTAAATTCTTAATCTTTGATTTTTCCATAACTAATACTTTACAAGATACATGGGTTGCAAAACTTTATCGCGGGTAGCCGGATTAATAAAACGCCCCCCACGGTTCAAATACAAATGTTTGTATTCAATTACTGTATCAGGCTCGAAGTCAAAATTTTGCAAATCGCCCAAACCTTCCGGGTTTGTAAATACCCAATTTCCCTCAACACCGGCAATACATTCCATTTCATGCTCAAAATTCACCTGCGTTGCCTGCGGTTCGCTGTAAAAAAACAATTCATATTGAGGGTATTTGTAATTATACAGAACATCACCTTCCCGGGCATTCTCGTTAAAGTAACGGGCGGCTTCCGGCGGTGCCTGCAAACTAAACATATATGAAAAAACATGCGCATTCAGCACAACACTCAGTATCGAAAAAGTGATAACCGATGGTAAAATAAGCCGAGCCAGATCATCTTTAATCTTCAGATACACAAATACAGTTAGCACCAAGCCAGCCACAAGAAGTACCAACAATGGCGACGGTGTTCCCGGGAAAAGATAAAATACAATTAAGCCAATAAATAACCACAAAACAGCTACAACAAACACCTGGCTGCGATCCATAACTTTCAGCAAAGCACCTTTTCGCTCAAGTGCAATATCCACCCACTTGGCAATTAACACTCCCATTAGCGGCACAATTCCAAACACATAATTTGGCAACTGACTACTCGAAGCATTAATAATTATAAAAAATATCCATATTCCGGCAAATGTAAAATATTCGTGCGCCCGAAAACGGGTGAGTATCTGATTTCGCAAATCGCTAAATGCAGAAATAAAAAACAACAAACACCAGGGTAACAACAAATACAACAAACTATGTACATAGAAAATCGGATCGTTTGTTGCCTTAACATAGGTCCCTGTCATTCGTCCGACATTGTTATCCCAAAAGAAAAACCGAATTCCTTCCCAGCCAAACTGATTCCACAAGCCAATTAATGCCGGGCTTACAACTAAAAAAGCAAGCACACTGCCTAAATACCAACGGAAGTCGAGCAACGAACGAAAATCACGTTTCAACAGAATGTGCCCCAACACCGCAAAACCAACAATTACACCACCGAGCGGCCCTTTACACAACATGGACAAACCAATACCAACAAAACCCAAGATCCAGTTTCTGTTCCTCCTGGTTTTAATAAATTCAAAAAGTTGCCACAATGCAAGTATTATAAAAGCCTGAAATGGAGTGTCGGTATGAATATCCATGCTATACATGGAATAGATTAATGAAAAAAACAGCACCACTGCAGTCAACATTCCAACCCGTTTATTGTATAAACTTTCACCAAGTCGGTACGACCAGTAAAAACCGGCAAAAACCAACAATAAAACCGGCAGTTTGAACCAAAAATTCGAAATTCCGCCTATGGAAAAACCAAGAGCTCCCAGCCAAAAAAGAAGCGGAGGCTTTTGGTCGTATGGTTGACCATGTACTGTAAGGTTAATGTAATTCCCGTTTTGATAGATCTCTTTGGCAACCGTTGCATATTTTCCCGCATCCCGGGTAACATCAATTGTAAGACCTGAAAAATATCCAACAAGAGCAATTACTACCGATGTAAAAAAAATGATTTTAATTGTTTTGTTTTCAAACATTTTGGAGTGCTTACCTTTAATTTAAAATGGTGGGTAAAATTCGTAAAATTTTCAGAGATAATAAAACAAGCATTCATTATGGCTTGTGGTAATTGTGAAGTTTTAACATTTTGTTGCTATCCTCATTTCAAACAAAACGAATACTGCAGCATTAAAATTGAAATCATATCTTTGCAACACTTAATAATCGAAGAGCTGCGACGGCATTCCGGAATCTTTCACTTCCGCATTCTGTCTTCCGTCTTCCAACTTTTTTTAGCATGAAACTCTGGGATAAAGGAACACCTGTTAACAAAGCAATAGAAGACTTTACAGTTGGTAAAGATCGCGAACTTGATATTTTCCTGGCAACACACGACATTTTAGGTTCGATGGCACATGTTACCATGCTCGAATCGGTTGGTTTATTGGAGAAAGCGGAATTACCCATACTTTTGGAACAGCTGAAAAAACTTTACTCCGAAGCTGAAAAAGGAAATTTCACCATTGAAGAGGGCGTTGAAGATGTTCATTCGCAGGTTGAATTTTTACTCACACAAGAACTGGGAGATTTGGGCAAAAAAATCCACAGCGGACGTTCGCGAAACGACCAGGTACTGCTCGACCTCAAACTTTTTACCCGCGATGCAATTAAAGAAATTGTAGAAAGTACATCAGACTTAGTTGAAGTACTACTTGCACGTGCCGAAGAAACAAAAGATATTCTACTTCCCGGATACACCCACCTTCAGGTTGCCATGCCATCGTCGTTTGGCCTGTGGTTTAGTGCCTATGCCGAAAGCCTAACTGATGATTTGGAACTTTTGCTGTCAGCATTTAAAATCACGAATCAAAACCCGCTTGGTTCTGCTGCCGGATACGGATCATCATTCCCGCTCAACCGTCAATTAACCACCGACTTGCTTGGCTTCAACAACATGAACTACAATGTGGTTTACGCCCAAATGGGACGCGGAAAAGTTGAAAAAATAGTATCGTTTGCGCTGGCAAATATTGCGGCTACATTATCGAAACTGGCTTACGATGTATGTTTGTTTATGAGCCAAAACTTTAACTTTGTAGCCTTGCCGGCAGAGTTCACAACCGGCTCGAGCATTATGCCACATAAAAAAAATCCCGATGTTTTTGAACTTACCCGGGCGCGTTGCAACAAACTACAGGGAGTTCCCGCTCAAATCGGATTGATAATCAACAATCTTCCCAGCGGTTATTTCCGCGATTTACAAATGGTAAAAGAAGTTTTTCTTCCGGCATTTAAAGAGATGAACGACTGCCTGAACATTGTACAACTCGCCGTAAAAAACATGACCGTCAACAGCAACATCCTGGAAGATGACAAATACAACTACCTGTTTAGCGTTGAGGAGGTTAACAAGTTAGTACTGCAGGGAATTCCATTTCGTGAAGCATACAAACAAGTGGGTGCTCAAATTGAAAACGGCGGATTTGTTCCAGAGAAAAAAGTCAACCACGTACACGAAGGCAGCATTGGAAATTTATGCTTAAGCCAAATCACAGATAAAAAGAACAAGGTTGTTTCTGAATTTCAATTTGAGAATATTGAAAAAGCGAAAAAGAAGCTGCTTTCACAGGGCTGATAAGTTGCTGAAAATGTGACAAATCTCACGTTTTTAGTACTTCTCAATTTTATCATTACGCGTATTATAGTGAAAATCAAAGGTTAATTGTATGTTATTAAACACAATTTAAACCAGCCGCAATTGTAAATCTCCACTACTTTAGTTATTTTTGGTTTCATTCCGTAAGTAAAATAAAAGTTTTGCTTACATTTTTTGCAACACCTGGTTAAGACAGCGCCAATTGTTGCATTTTTTTGCGAAATTATAAAGAGAAAGGAAATATGATGCAGACAAAAAAACCTGTAGCACAGGGGTTGTACCGCTCAGAATTTGAACATGGGAGTTGTGGGATTGGCTTTGTAGCTAACCTAAAAGGCAGGAAAAAACACAGTGTGATATCCGACGCCTTATCGATGCTAGCTCGTATGGAACACCGTGGTGGTACCGGGTACGATATTAAAAGTGGTGACGGCGCAGGGATACTTTCACAAATTCCTCACGAACTTTTCATGGAAGAATGTCCAAAAGACGGCATTAAAATACCTCAGTTTGGGGAGTATGGCGTTGCCATGATATTTTTTCCAAAGGATAACGATAAACGTTCGGAGTGTAAAGACATAATTGGTAGAAATCTAAAGAAATTTGCCCTACCTTATTTAGGATATCGTAAAGTACCTGTTGACAACTCTGATCTGGGCCGCGATTCGTTGGCCACAGAACCATATGTACAGCAATTGTTCATTGGCAAACCCGATGGGATGAGCCTGGAAGAATTTGACCGCAAACTATTTGTATTCAGAAAATATACCGAACGTCTGGCAAGAGAATCTGTTGCCGGATTGGGTCATAACGGACTAAATATTATTTCGTGTTCGTACAAAACGATTATCTATAAAGGACAGTTAACAACCGATCAGGTTTCTTTGTATTTTAAAGATCTGACAAATCCGCTAGCTGTAAGTGCGATTGCATTAGTACACTCACGCTTTTCGACAAACACTTTCCCTTCGTGGAAACTGGCACAGCCTTTCCGCTTTATTGCTCACAACGGTGAAATCAATACCAACAAGGGGAATATTAACTGGATGCGTGCCCGCGAAGTATTGCTACACTGTTCTGCTTTTACAAAGGAAGAACTGGAAATGATTTTCCCTATCTGCGATTTGAAAGATTCGGATAGTGCGAACCTGGATATGGCGATTGAAATGCTGATTCTGAGTGGACGCTCGTTACCTCATGTAATGATGATGTTAATTCCAGAAGCCTGGCAAAACGATCCGGACATGGATCCGAAGAAAAAGGAATTTTACGAATTCTATTCGGCAATGATGGAGCCTTGGGATGGTCCTGCATCGGTATGTTTTACCGATGGTGTTCTTGTTGGAGCAACACTCGACCGTAACGGATTACGTCCTTCAAGATACTGTTTAACAGAAGACGACACATTAATTATGGCATCGGAAACCGGTGCGATTGATGTTCCACACGATCAGGTTAAAATTCGTGGACGTCTGCAACCGGGAAAAATGTTTGTTGCCGATTTAGAGCAAGGACGTATTATTTCGGATGAAGAGATTAAAGGAGGCATTTGCTCAAGCCAACCTTATGGCGATTGGGTAAAAAACAATATGACCTACCTGGATGATCTGCCATCTATTCCTGATTTGGAATTAAAAGATCCGGATGAGAAAACAATTTTCAAAAGACAAAAAACATTTGGATTTACCCACGAAGACATTGAAGTTATTCTGAAACCCATGGCATCAAACGGAAGCGAAGCGCTAGGCTCAATGGGAGCCGACAATCCGCTTGCAGTACTTTCCGACCGTCCGGTGCATTTATCGCATTACTTTAAACAATTATTTGCGCAGGTTACCAATCCGCCAATCGATCCAATCAGGGAACGAATTGTAATGGATTTGAGAACTTATGTGGGTGGTTTTAAAAATATTCTTACTGAATCGCCGGAACATTGTCGCCGTATTGCGATTCCTCAGCCGGTACTTACCAACGAACAATTGGTTAAGTTGGCTTATGTGGATCATACACATTTCCAGACCAAAAAAATCAGTATTGTTTTCCATGCCAATGGTAAGGAAGGTACTTTAGAAAATAAACTGGAACGTTTATGTCAGTATGTGGAAGATGCAATTGACGAAGCTTACTCAATCATTTTGTTGTCTGACTTTGCCATTAGCACCGACCATGCTCCAATTCCTTCATTATTAGCAGCATCTGCCGTTCACCATCATTTAATTCGTGTTGGGAAACGTGGTAAAGCTGATATTATCATGGAAGCAGGAGATGTGCGCGAAGTGCATCATTTTGCAACCTTATTGGGATATGGAGTTTCAGCAGTAAATCCATACATGGCCATTGATACAATTAAACAATTGGTATCGGATGGCGCGTTAGGCAAAATAACCAAAGAGCAGGCAATTGCCAATTACGTAAAAGCAATTGGAGGTGGCTTACTTAAGGTCTTCTCAAAAATGGGTATCTCAACGTTGGCCTCATACCAGGGAGCTCAGATTTTTGAAGCCGTTGGTATCAAACAAGAAGTGGTTGACAAATACTTTACCGGAACAGTTAGCCGTGTTGAAGGATTGAGTTTAGACGACATTGCCAAAGAAGCAATGATGAGACATCGCCAGGGATTCCCAACCCGTCAGGGAGGAGCCAAAGTTCTGGAACCAGGAGGAGAATACCACTGGCGTAAAGATGGCGAACGTCACTTATTGAGTCCGAAAGCCATTCAGTTGATTCAGGAAGCTACCAGAGAAAATAATTTCGACAAATACAAAAAGTATTGCCATGTAGTTGACGATCAGGCTGAAGCAGCATTTACCCTGCGTGGGTTAATGGATTTCAAAAACGATCGTCAATCAATTCCATTGGAAGAAGTTGAACCGGCAGAAAGCATTCTTACCCGTTTTGCAACCGGTGCAATGTCGTTCGGTTCTATTTCGTGGGAAGCGCACACAACTCTTGCAATTGCCATGAACCGCATTGGTTCTAAATCTAATTCAGGAGAGGGAGGTGAAGATCCGGTTCGTTACACAAAACTGCCCAACGGCGACGACATGTGTTCTGCTACCAAACAAATTGCATCTGGTCGTTTTGGTGTAAACAGCTACTATCTGAGCATGGCCAAAGAGCTTCAGATTAAAATGGCTCAGGGCGCAAAACCGGGAGAAGGTGGTCACCTGCCAGGACATAAAGTGAATGGTTGGATTGGAAGAACACGTAACTCCACTCCTGGAGTTGGACTTATTTCGCCACCACCACACCACGATATTTATTCAATTGAAGATTTAGCTCAATTAATATTCGACCTAAAAAACAGCAACCGCGATGCACGTGTTAACGTGAAACTTGTTTCGGAAACAGGAGTTGGTACTGTTGCTGCAGGTGTTTGTAAAGCAAAAGCCGATGCTGTGTTGATTTCAGGATTTGACGGAGGAACTGGTGCTTCTCCACTATCTTCGATCAAACACGCCGGATTACCATGGGAACTTGGATTATCGGAAACACACCAAACACTGGTACGTAACCGACTTCGTAACCGTATTGT
The sequence above is a segment of the uncultured Draconibacterium sp. genome. Coding sequences within it:
- a CDS encoding glycosyltransferase family 39 protein, yielding MFENKTIKIIFFTSVVIALVGYFSGLTIDVTRDAGKYATVAKEIYQNGNYINLTVHGQPYDQKPPLLFWLGALGFSIGGISNFWFKLPVLLLVFAGFYWSYRLGESLYNKRVGMLTAVVLFFSLIYSMYSMDIHTDTPFQAFIILALWQLFEFIKTRRNRNWILGFVGIGLSMLCKGPLGGVIVGFAVLGHILLKRDFRSLLDFRWYLGSVLAFLVVSPALIGLWNQFGWEGIRFFFWDNNVGRMTGTYVKATNDPIFYVHSLLYLLLPWCLLFFISAFSDLRNQILTRFRAHEYFTFAGIWIFFIIINASSSQLPNYVFGIVPLMGVLIAKWVDIALERKGALLKVMDRSQVFVVAVLWLFIGLIVFYLFPGTPSPLLVLLVAGLVLTVFVYLKIKDDLARLILPSVITFSILSVVLNAHVFSYMFSLQAPPEAARYFNENAREGDVLYNYKYPQYELFFYSEPQATQVNFEHEMECIAGVEGNWVFTNPEGLGDLQNFDFEPDTVIEYKHLYLNRGGRFINPATRDKVLQPMYLVKY
- the argH gene encoding argininosuccinate lyase — its product is MKLWDKGTPVNKAIEDFTVGKDRELDIFLATHDILGSMAHVTMLESVGLLEKAELPILLEQLKKLYSEAEKGNFTIEEGVEDVHSQVEFLLTQELGDLGKKIHSGRSRNDQVLLDLKLFTRDAIKEIVESTSDLVEVLLARAEETKDILLPGYTHLQVAMPSSFGLWFSAYAESLTDDLELLLSAFKITNQNPLGSAAGYGSSFPLNRQLTTDLLGFNNMNYNVVYAQMGRGKVEKIVSFALANIAATLSKLAYDVCLFMSQNFNFVALPAEFTTGSSIMPHKKNPDVFELTRARCNKLQGVPAQIGLIINNLPSGYFRDLQMVKEVFLPAFKEMNDCLNIVQLAVKNMTVNSNILEDDKYNYLFSVEEVNKLVLQGIPFREAYKQVGAQIENGGFVPEKKVNHVHEGSIGNLCLSQITDKKNKVVSEFQFENIEKAKKKLLSQG
- the gltB gene encoding glutamate synthase large subunit encodes the protein MMQTKKPVAQGLYRSEFEHGSCGIGFVANLKGRKKHSVISDALSMLARMEHRGGTGYDIKSGDGAGILSQIPHELFMEECPKDGIKIPQFGEYGVAMIFFPKDNDKRSECKDIIGRNLKKFALPYLGYRKVPVDNSDLGRDSLATEPYVQQLFIGKPDGMSLEEFDRKLFVFRKYTERLARESVAGLGHNGLNIISCSYKTIIYKGQLTTDQVSLYFKDLTNPLAVSAIALVHSRFSTNTFPSWKLAQPFRFIAHNGEINTNKGNINWMRAREVLLHCSAFTKEELEMIFPICDLKDSDSANLDMAIEMLILSGRSLPHVMMMLIPEAWQNDPDMDPKKKEFYEFYSAMMEPWDGPASVCFTDGVLVGATLDRNGLRPSRYCLTEDDTLIMASETGAIDVPHDQVKIRGRLQPGKMFVADLEQGRIISDEEIKGGICSSQPYGDWVKNNMTYLDDLPSIPDLELKDPDEKTIFKRQKTFGFTHEDIEVILKPMASNGSEALGSMGADNPLAVLSDRPVHLSHYFKQLFAQVTNPPIDPIRERIVMDLRTYVGGFKNILTESPEHCRRIAIPQPVLTNEQLVKLAYVDHTHFQTKKISIVFHANGKEGTLENKLERLCQYVEDAIDEAYSIILLSDFAISTDHAPIPSLLAASAVHHHLIRVGKRGKADIIMEAGDVREVHHFATLLGYGVSAVNPYMAIDTIKQLVSDGALGKITKEQAIANYVKAIGGGLLKVFSKMGISTLASYQGAQIFEAVGIKQEVVDKYFTGTVSRVEGLSLDDIAKEAMMRHRQGFPTRQGGAKVLEPGGEYHWRKDGERHLLSPKAIQLIQEATRENNFDKYKKYCHVVDDQAEAAFTLRGLMDFKNDRQSIPLEEVEPAESILTRFATGAMSFGSISWEAHTTLAIAMNRIGSKSNSGEGGEDPVRYTKLPNGDDMCSATKQIASGRFGVNSYYLSMAKELQIKMAQGAKPGEGGHLPGHKVNGWIGRTRNSTPGVGLISPPPHHDIYSIEDLAQLIFDLKNSNRDARVNVKLVSETGVGTVAAGVCKAKADAVLISGFDGGTGASPLSSIKHAGLPWELGLSETHQTLVRNRLRNRIVVQSDGQMKTSRDLAIATLLGAEEWGVATMALIVEGCIMMRKCHSNTCPVGVATQNERLRGKFKGNPDHVVNYFTFLVNGLREIMADLGFRSIEEMVGQSQCLKFKEDIDHWKYKGLDLSPILYKETTGEENGLFCSLKQNHQMEEILDWEFVKTAEKALKNGEKVEAEFEIKNINRSVGTVLSHEVTKIYKGEGLPDGTIHYKMKGSAGQSFGAFVCKGIELEVEGDANDYFGKGLSGGHLAIYPAKNVQFIPEQNIIVGNVCFYGATGGKAYIRGVAGERFCVRNSGAEVVVEGIGDHGCEYMTGGKTVVLGKTGRNFGAGMSGGIAYVLDIDGTFPGKCNLGMVGLEKVVDQKEQDELKAMIQNHLDKTDSTVAEYILSDWKETVGKFVKVIPTDYKRMLNYIEEARDTGKYEKESDIIDAAFDMHLANL